From the Astyanax mexicanus isolate ESR-SI-001 chromosome 12, AstMex3_surface, whole genome shotgun sequence genome, the window aaaaaaaaaaaaaacacctgcctGTGGCAGACTGGGTTTATTTCAATGATAAATACACAACTCTACATGAAGGAGAGTCGGTGCGTAAAAAATCCAATCAGTGTAACATGATTCACagataaatattataaatgtaaatataatagtataataaacaaattaatctAACATAGCTTTAGGCCTGGACaacatggaaaaaaatattgtattacaaTATTTACAGAAACTTTTACGTTGtagaatattaataattatattttacacgCAGACAATGTATTAATAGCAGCATATTCAGAAAAAATGGGCTGCACTTTCTACaaattaaacaggactaattaaaCTTCATATAATAACATATGCAGCCTGTCATTGTTTTTGAAGATTGATGAAATCCACAATATAaacttaaaatagttaaatacaaGCTTTATATAGCTATACATTTTACCGatttctgtctatccatccatctctttagtgacaatatatattaatagacatatttttaatttttgcatATTCGGTCCATATTCTTGTCCTGTTTTTGCACAATGCAACTATTTCCACTATAGCAAATGCCAACTACGTTccttgttttgtactgaaaaatgACAAAGTTAACTATAAGAGTATCTAAGTGCTTTCAAACACTTTCGGtatattttaaaactattatgaATATTGAAACTGCAAACTGGACACCATCCTACATACTATAGCCTGAATGAGTCACACCTACAGAAAACAAATCACACTGCAGGATCCACATTGtctcaggtgttttttttaagggaGCAGTGGCTTATGGGGAAAGTAACTCGAGACCAGCACATGTCCAGTCATGCTGCTGAACTGGACAGAGTCCTGAATCACAGTgttcccacacacacagacagaaacttagacacatacacacacacaaacaaaacagaaactgCAGGACCCTCAACAGTCTGTAAAAAGCCCCAGATGGTTTTTGGCTCCCTGGAATTAACACTTCACTGCAGTCTGATATCTGATGCTGGCGCTTGTTTCTGTGGATTGTGATGcataaatatttctaaaatgaATAGACTGGGACTAAACCCACTTGGATAATTATTACAGAGAACTAAAATTTGGCTATACAAATACAATTAATTGCATTATATTCTAGTAGGTTAAGGATATAAGCACAGCAAAATGAATAAAGTCCGGTTAGTGTTGTTATAGTACTggataaatatttaatatctattttaaaacaaACCGAtactaatttttttacattataaagcTTTATGTATCGCTTTATGTATTGaatgtttcacttgccattcccgaTTTTCTCTGCCAGCCAGGTTTTCTTGTATCTCAACAGCGAGGTGCTTCGTGCATCTTAGCAGAGGatgctgacctgtgtgttcatgcTGCGAAGGTAtgcaagcagctcatttaagggaacaacaatgttattttattctttattctgtttattgttgagctcAGGTTTTCGCTCTGCAGCACGCATCAGtgtacctataggaatggactctgacaatTTACTGTTGTCAAGGACCATTTCAGTCAATGGCGCACCTGTTTTCCGACAtcaaaatagcaatatgccaaaaatgtacacacctcacttctagaccaccacactcatgagtgtagatttattcttaaATTCCGACGCTGTTTTAAAGGCGCGAGCACAGGATGTGAAGAGAGACTgttaatggggtgtaagatagcaaagagcctTGTGCAGTGTGTACAATAGGACCCTTAGGCTTGATTACACCACTCTACATCAATTAGACTTTACATTCCTCGACTTGTATACGGTGGCTCACATGTaatattaaatactttaaatgcaAACAATAAGTtacgaatgaaaaaaaaaacattttttgcaggttttcacttattttgttacttttttctccaattaaataattaaattgcctatatgtatttttgtttctaaaaaaaaaaaaaacaaagctggtCAATGCACAGACTTTGGGCATGGTTTAGATTCCTCAGTTCATCACACCACACCACAATGTATCATAACACGCCACACAGCATCCAGATAATGCTACATTAAAGCAATATTAAAACCACAGGAAGCCACAATGGATCACATGTGACatgaaatttacacagaaaaaaaatggtCTTTTGGCAAACAAACACTAAGGCTAAGTtacctcagctaacattactattcCAGCCCTATATAGCTCTTATCCTTCAGCTTGAAATCAGCCAGACAAACCCTAAAAAAAACCAAATGGCCATACTTTTTTATAGGTGGGTAGttagaactctctctctctccacccatcATGCTTATTGTGATGCTAGCAGGCACATGAATCTGCTggatgatgtatcagagctgaagATACAGCGCTTTCCTTAAAGCATGTTGACGGcattttgaaaagaggcagtggctgacttcacatagtATGCACTGGCCCACACCCATTACAAGAGAAAGGGTGAGACCAAGCAAGAAGGTAGGTCAATTGGTTACgctaaaattagggagaaaatttcagaaaaaaacattttaaaagactCTTTTATTGTTATGACAAATATTAATTGtacatccttttttttatttagacagtTTTTACACCACTAACAACTATTCCTatttactacactacactacaccaaaaTTTACTGTAAGACACAAAAAAAGAGAAGTCCATGCATTATCATACTACAAAAATATACGCAAAATATGAACTGTACTTTCTACCTTAATTACTTAATTCATCTTATCAGCGGATAAAAACACTTCTATATTGCACAAAAAGGGTTTCAATAATGGTGAAAACTGCAATAAAATACAGACAATTTATTATACAGTTCATTATGGGGCATTATAGTAATACACTACTATAAAGCCCAGCACTGTAGAagagtataatacagtaataaatatatTACTCCAGTTTTAGTGTAAAAACCATTCAAAGAAACCATTCAACTAGTTAGCTATAGTTCAAGAATGGGGCATTACAAAAGAGTATATAATGTAACATAGATTACTACATAAGTGTAAATAGAACTGCAGGTCTATTACACTGTAGTAAAGTATTATTATAGATCTATTTATCTCATTCTTTAAAGAACTGCTGATTTCTAGCTAAATAGTTAGCTACATATCCCAGTTTACTATAGCTAGCTCGTTACTTTTTTATGGTGCACTACAGCAAGTATTGCACTATATAGAAGTATATAAGGTAATGAAGATTActataaaactgtataaacagGACTATATGTGCATTAACGTTTATTGCagtatttatatatctgtttttttatgtgtgtacAGGAATCCATTCCTCAGTCCTCAGTGTTGTCTCCATTTTGTTGTTTCTCTCCAGTCTCCTAAAGCAGCTTAATCAAAcccagagaggaggaggaggagagcagcAGAAAGGAGCATGTTTCAGGAGAATAAGGGGGCAGCCATGCTAACCTGtataagctgtgtgtgtttattggtcTGTTATTGGTCTGTTTgtgtggctctgtgtgtgtgcgctgtgtgtgtgcgctgtgtgtgtgcgctgtgtgTTGGGCTGTGCTGGCGGACTGACCTGCTCTCCTGTATCCGAGTCGTAATCCTCGTCGTCCGCGCTCAGAGACATGGCCATGGCTGCCCAATTTCATATCCAGTCCCGCAAACTCGCCTCTGTCATGGCTGTAATCCTTCCCCGGGCCTCCTCTCCCTCACTCTCCGTTCTACTCCTATTCTTCCgtgtctctctgttctctctttcctcctctttttctccctctctcctctcctcctttctctcACTGTGGCGTGTTCTCTCGCTCAAACGGACAGCAGGCAGGCAGCTGCTCGAGCGCACAGCAGCTTGCTGGCCTCATGAATATTTATCATGCCGCGTCTTGGCCAATTGGAGCGCAGTATACGCGGTGGGCGGGGCTAGTAGAAGAAAGCCCTCGATTCATACTGGCGGAGGTCTGGAGCACAGCATGGAAGACCTCCTCTGCTCGGTGCGCGATTGAGAGAGTCTAGATCAATCTGTTTGCTTTCTACAGGCAGTGgatcccttcctctctctctttctctctctctcctcctctctcccttttttctctctcgttcgctctctctctttctttctctatgtgTATATCTTCCTCTTACTCTcccttttatttctctctcgAGCGCAGGAAGTGGCGCTGACGTCATATGTGCATGATAACTGTACATAGTGTACAGAGACCAGAATAAACTGTATACACAGTATAGACAAAATACACATACCTACTTGGAATACTCCACTGGGCAGTTtaccaaacagggattaagcctagtcctggaccacacatatttttaatataagatttttaatataaaaatctaGGATTACAATAAACCCAAATCATCATTAAGCCAGTGGTCAGAATGTGCTGTTGGTCAGTAAAGGTACTGACATTTTGTTGAAGAATATAGATTTGGGTGTTGGTCTTCTCTGTGAATTCCAAATGCTgtacggattttttttttttaattcaacaaGCAGTTCACCTGATTCACGTAAATGAAACTCTGGCCAACATAGGCCTTGTTATGTCGGATGAAAAGCTACAGTAACAATGcttttcaaagaaactcatactagCTGTGAAGAATTGTGGTGGTGTTGATAAAGCATTGTGGTGGGTGGTGTGGTGGCTTAAGGATGTTTTGCTGACCCAAAATCATTTGAATTGTTTCAGCAGGACTTGAAACATATGGTGCAGTTCATTCTCAGAGGTCTTTGACATTTACAGAGCTAATTCTTTAGTGGattatttctgaatcagtttaaccGATGAGCTGCAACTATATTTAACTTTCCAATAAGGACAGCAATCTATGTAgctatgtgtttatttgtttctgagtttgtttgtttgtttgtttgtttaaaatcatAGCTGTCTTTTTACATTCTGTTTTACATTCTAACACCAGAACCAAAGTGGGTGTGTCCACAGACATCTAACTCCAGCCCACCAGCTACCACCAACACAAAGAGTGCTAACAAGGATGGAAACAATACAGCTCGGCAGCTGGGAGGCCGAGACAGAGACACATCTGCCAtttattcaaacacacacacacacaagcctcagACATCCAGGGTGTTGGGGTCAGTTTACCATCTAAGGGAATGTGTGCAGCCACAGCACACTGTAAACCAAATCTGACCCTGAAGGGTTTCTGTGTGATCTCCTGCTGACCTCTGTGAAAAGGTCATAAAAGCTCCTTAAAGCTCCTTCAGTGGTGTCTCAGTGGTTATTGATCACAAGATTGTGGGTTTTAAAAACTGGGTCCTCTAAGCTACCAATGTTCATGGCTGACCCTGTGCTTTGACCCCAGCTTTCTAAACCAGAATATAGGACAAACCTCATTATACTGTACAAAGTGTGTTTGTATAATGATAATAAGTGTACTTAACTATAACTTACCTGAATGCATAGATCAGTTTTACAATGACAAGGACAAAGAATAAACTACTTAAAATGTTAGAAAGTGTGGTTTATATCTGTAGTTTCTATAGCATATAGTATATAGTACCTTGCAatcgttaaaaaaataatatatggaataaaattaacaaaatgcTACAAAGCATGTGGACAACACTCTTTATCACTCATCATGTTCATAATATGctcctttaaaacacattttaaagacaAAACCAATAAACTTAACAATTTTACTAAACAGGGAATCAGCTACCGCACTCTAAATGACTTTGTTCAGACAGTATATGATGAATTATGCTAATTACTGTTTTATTGtctgtttattttcctttattcttGTGACCTAGGCAGTAGTGACTCAATGGTTAGAGCACTTGGCCATCAATGACAAGATTGTGGGTTTGATTCCTGGATTTGGCAGGCTCAACAGTGCCCACAGTGCCCATAACCTTCACTGGTCTCTGGGCACTGCAGCAAAGGCTTTTCTCACAAAAATCACTGTTTGTCTTCTgagtagtgtgtttgtgtttactgcACAGATGGTTATGGTGAAtgtggttgtcttgtcttgtattaACATGCACTTGAGTGTTTTTTGGTTGGGTGAAAATGGACGCCATTAAGAAAATCCTTTTGTTTACACTTTGGGTCGATTATCATAAAATACAGGAGGTTTATTTTCCCCTTCTCCAAGAGAACGAAGCCAATAAGACATGCATTAGGTGAATGATGATTTTATTCCATTAGGACCATGAATCATACTAGACATTTACTATTTTTCATGTATTGCCAGTGATTTTATCAGTTGGCTAATAACAACCTGCAAGtatcaatttttttaatgtatttatatatataactaaatttaacctcttgttactgacacgCCAGTTTTCCAATGCCAAATATGAATTTCTGGTGGCGTTCATGTGCTCTCATATGGTAAATACGATATTTCCGACACAACTTAAAGGCAGCATTAGTCTAACTGTTTTATGTATTATAAACGCAATTCCACCttcttaataaaatgttttaaatgtacaaTTAACGTTATTGAAAAACCTGAGATCCAAACAAAACTTTTAAAACGTAAAACTTTTTCTGTCTTTAAAACTAAAACCTGTTGACTGCGTGACAACATACCGTCACCGAACTACAAATCCCACAACACCACCGCGTTAATTAACTGCGCCGCTTTGCATTATGGGTGCATCAAATTGTAGTTTTCAAGTTGGGACTCCGGTGCCGTGGCTTAAGAGGGAAGAGTGAGCAGCTAGTTTGGTTTAGTTCTCAAACTACCACTGAAGCTCTGTTATGACACTTCAAACCGGAGCGATTTGGAGAATTTATCAACCATAAGCGACTGCGTGGTGTCGGAGGAGAGGTTTGGCTTGGTTCTGACCTTCAGGAGGAGTTTTTAAGAGCAGCAGAATGAGTTTGAACGAGCACTCTTTGCAGGCGCTGTCATGGAGAAAACTCTACTTGAGTCGAGCCAAGCTGAAGGCCACCAGCAGAACCTCTGCTTTGCTGTCTGGGTTTGCTATGGTGAGAAAACctgggggatttttttttattttgtgcctAATGTGAATGTAGCTGAGGTCGCTGCTGTATAACATTGCATGGTTTCTCGTGTTTAAACAAcattgagattgagattgagttCACTTGTTTTTgaaattttccgttccaccttaaatggtgcagcggTTTCATACTGGGGCCCGAAGCGTCAGAATGGAACAGCGgcaggatttaaggtggaacggaaaagttCAAAAGCAAGCAAActcaaatttagttttttttagtacgTCTAATACATGTAAATACCAGTATGCCATCAGTTGGAGCATTTtaagtatttctttaattattttaaatatttcccACTTTTCTTTATGCTTTGACCCACATACCTACCCTGTTAAACGTGCTTGAATGGACATGCCACATTCACTTCACATAATCATTATTAAGCCCTACTGTAAATTTCAGGGTAGATGGTGGAGCTGGAGAGTTAATATAAAAGTCTATATTGAGAAACATTAAACTAAAACAAGTCATATCTTATTGTTAGCTTTCTTCTGTTCTCTCCCTGCTCTCTCTCAGCCCTCATTGTACAGGAAACCTGCTCTTTTAAGATAAAACAGTAGGGTGAGCTTGGCTTTGGTGAGTTATTAAGTTGTATATTACAACGGTATACACCATACAAGCTGTGCTAATTGTTATTTGGGACATTTTTAGAATACAGTGTGTAATAATTGGGGAGGTTGTGCTGCAAAATAGCAGGGTGTaactctcctgttatgttcatctgtccagaacagcaatggtgttcccgggtcaatttgactcgatgcatgtttaattatctaaaaTGTGTCTGAAACAAAACagtcctaacaagcagtgtgaatatttaatttataacaccattgctaattattttatcaatatttagtgcaatggtgttccttacctcaaAAAGGTAATTGTTCAGTTAGGATCATtgactcgtttttcataaaaaaatacatgtttaaactttttttaaaatggtTCACTAcgttattacttttgaaagaccagcatataaaacacaatagttttacttaacattgaaacataacattgcatttttgttttaggttttgtttttgcaaggggtggttgcaaatatgtgagatgaaccattttaatattaaatgttgattacaTATTGAAGAaatactttttactatttttcctagatctgcAATAGCTACTTTTAACAATATATTTCTACTTCTTTATTTGTAAAATATCATTGATTAAAAAATGGAATATCCTATGACTTAATCTCTTACTTACAAAAGTATTTACACCATTGATTGAGTATTTTGAGAAGAGTATGACACTactaccaccatgtttcacagtgctaGTTGCTTGCTGATGTGCAGTGCCTATTTCACCTTAGTGTTTGCTGTTCTAACAAGGTCATTTAATactcctctttttagattttttttccacattgAGGAGCATAGACCTCCAGGCTCTGTGCTAAAATCTGGTTTTACATTAAATGGATCTTTTACTTTTTAACCTCTGAGAATGATGAATGTTGATTATAAGGAAGCAGGGTTGTCTGTGCAATGCAGGAAACACATCTCCCACATCcacccacacacatgcacacacatacatatatctTACCACATCTCGAAGTGCACATCACGTACTCTAAAGCTATTTATTGAACCACCAggctttagtatttatttactgtttatgtTCTTTAGTGATCTTCTGAATAATGATGTGTAACTGTAGTTGGTTACAGTTCAGGTTGATGTTTAGGGTAATATCTAACTCCTTTTAAAGTGTAGCTTTGTACTGATGGAGGGGAAATCCATATGTAGTTGTTTTTCCTGTACCACAGTGAACTTTCCCAACCCCAGCCGACTCATTTTCATAGCTGCTCAGGTTGTTAAACAGCAACTACTTTTAATTGACAAAGCCAGTCAACACCCATCAGACCCAATTTTAAACATATCTAATATTGTGAAGGTCTCTCTAGTGCTGATCTGTTGAAGTGTGGACTTTACAAGACCTCTGAACTGTGGTATCTGGCACTTAGACATTCAGAAAGCCGCAGATCTTGTAGAAGAAGTCCTGTAAGTTTGAGGTGGGACCTTCATTATTATCAGCAAGCCTTGGGTTCCCCCCCtgttttgaagatgttctgaCACTCTTGTCTAGACGGTCTTGTAAAAGTCTCTCAGATTCATACACTTGCCAACTTTTCCAGCTTCCAACAAATCATCTACatgaactgactgttcacttgatGCCAAATTTATCGATTAATTGACAGAAGCCATTGGAACCCGGTCATCAGTGTTATTATTTTAAGCTTTAATAGTTTTAATCTTATGGCTAGTGAGCATAATTGAAGGTTTCTTGCATTCTAAATAGGGCtacatattatattgttttagcatTGAATAATACTCTCTGGAAtatctaatgccaggcatgggctagagagATATATAGCCCCCcaggcattgagctgtggagcagtggaacagtgtttatttggaatgatggtgctccatccattacttttgggatgtgttggggatgaggtggggtggtgatcattcatCAACCTAATCACACCAATGCTCTTCTCGCTAAAAGCAATCAAATACTTACAGCAATGTTGCTTCAAATGTAGTTGAAAACTTTTCCTAAGCAGTGAAGAAAATTACTCTTAAAAAAAGTAAGCTATTCTTAGTATGTTTGTCCATATATTTTACCAACTGATTGACTAAATCTGGGCTAATTGATCGATCAGGTTACTTAGATTTTTCAACAACTGCTCCTTTAGCTTTCATCCAACGTTGTGTGTGTACGTTTTTTAGGTGGCGATGGTGGAGGTGCAGCTGGAGCGGGACTATAATTATCCTCCTGGTTTGCTGATCGCATTTAGTGCCTGCACCACTGTCCTGGTGGCCGTCCACCTTTTTGCCCTGATGATCAGCACCTGCATCCTGCCAAACCTGGAGGCAGTAAGCAACGTCCACAACCTCAATTCAGTCAAAGAGTCGCCTCACGAGCGGATGCACCACCACATTGAGCTGGCCTGGGCGTTCTCCACAGTCATTGGCACATTTCTGTTTTTGGCAGAggttctgctgctctgctgggtgaaaTTTCTCCCACTGAAGAAAGACAGAGAACCCAGAAATAATGATAACTCCACAATCAGCGCCGGGGAGGCCGCTGCCTATGCGTCCACCTGCATCATTGTGCCCTGCGGCCTCGTCTTCATCGTTTTCGCTGTGCATTTCTACCGCTCACTGGTCAGCCACAAAACTGACCGCCAGTTCCAGGAGCTGGAGGAGCTCTCCAATCTCACAAGGCTTCAGAACCAGCTGGACCACCGGGTGGAGGGCCCAAACATTCAGTCAGCTCCAGGAATGTTCCCTTAGGATGGACTCTGTTGGTTTTCTGCTCAAAAACACATCCAGCACTGTCCAGTTGTAATGGTGTGCTTCTGAATGGCGTCCACAACTCACTGTATTTTTGATTTAAGAGTGCATTGTAGATGAGTCAGACTCACAAggattttatataattttcaatCAAGGCATGCTTAGTGTCTAAAGTTTGCTTCTTCCACAGCTATGGGAAGTTTATGCCCCACCATTCAACACTGAATGCAAGACTAATGTATCTAATAAGCAGTGGAATGTTGATATTTGTATGCCATTAGTCAATCAGAACTTCCTAAAGACTCATATCTgctcaaatgttaaaaaaacaaaaacaaagattgtGTCTGGTTATATTAATGTCACcttattataagaaaaaaaaacccaacaattagcactgaagctctAAGGGGTTGTAGCTAagaagtaatggaagcttatatcCCATCACACAGCACTGAA encodes:
- the orai1a gene encoding calcium release-activated calcium channel protein 1, giving the protein MSLNEHSLQALSWRKLYLSRAKLKATSRTSALLSGFAMVAMVEVQLERDYNYPPGLLIAFSACTTVLVAVHLFALMISTCILPNLEAVSNVHNLNSVKESPHERMHHHIELAWAFSTVIGTFLFLAEVLLLCWVKFLPLKKDREPRNNDNSTISAGEAAAYASTCIIVPCGLVFIVFAVHFYRSLVSHKTDRQFQELEELSNLTRLQNQLDHRVEGPNIQSAPGMFP